In the genome of Streptomyces sp. NBC_00190, one region contains:
- a CDS encoding esterase/lipase family protein, translated as MLTARQRALALLTLCLALLAPFPSHAADRGVGHASDQASSRNPVVFVHGYNADPGVWGALRGDLRAAGYTDSELFSWGYDTHQSVNEVLAGRLGAYVEEVRRQTGAARVDVVAHSFGSLVSRWYVKFGGGAATVGHWVSLAGPNRGTSTAWACALWDQACRDMTPGSYVVKNLNAGDETPGTVKYATFWSNCDEIVNPDDSVPLTGAANTPVGCLKHNDLLGDDATSAGVRSFLAS; from the coding sequence ATGCTGACGGCCCGCCAGAGAGCGCTCGCACTCCTGACGCTCTGCCTGGCGCTGCTGGCGCCCTTCCCCTCCCATGCCGCCGACCGGGGGGTGGGCCACGCCTCTGACCAGGCATCATCGCGCAATCCGGTGGTCTTCGTACACGGTTACAACGCCGATCCGGGCGTCTGGGGAGCCCTGCGCGGCGACCTGCGCGCCGCCGGGTACACCGACTCGGAACTCTTCTCCTGGGGGTACGACACCCACCAGTCGGTCAACGAGGTCCTCGCCGGGCGGCTCGGCGCGTACGTCGAGGAGGTCCGCCGGCAGACCGGCGCCGCCAGGGTCGACGTCGTCGCGCACTCCTTCGGCTCCCTGGTGAGCCGCTGGTACGTGAAGTTCGGCGGCGGCGCGGCCACCGTGGGCCACTGGGTCTCGCTGGCCGGGCCCAACCGGGGCACCTCCACCGCGTGGGCCTGCGCGCTGTGGGACCAGGCGTGCCGGGACATGACCCCCGGCTCGTACGTGGTGAAGAACCTGAACGCCGGGGACGAGACCCCGGGTACGGTGAAGTACGCGACCTTCTGGTCGAACTGCGACGAGATCGTCAACCCGGACGACAGCGTCCCGCTGACCGGGGCGGCCAACACGCCGGTCGGCTGCCTGAAGCACAACGACCTGCTCGGCGACGACGCCACCTCGGCGGGCGTCCGGTCCTTCCTCGCCTCCTAA
- a CDS encoding rod shape-determining protein, producing MTVSLEQLRRCHVAVDLGAARTRVYVKGAGLVVDEPSVAAVNTRTGALIAVGTFAERMTGRTPDYIRVVRPVSGGTVVDIEMAQRMLRHLLGEKLRRALRRKPRLRAAACTPHDADPLAQRATVETLVGLGARRVELVDTLIAAAVGCGLPVEQPTATMIMVCGAAATQVAVLSLGSIVTAQRIPVGGEAIDHAVVQHLRHAHELMLPSQAVRPLQLALHGNGITAEGPASTLIHGRDVATGLARSVHVDTAAVRDAIHTPLTAVLDGIGKVLRDCPPDLVADLTDRGIMMVGGSALLPGLDQMLRDSTGMPVAIAERPDVCAVLGLGAMLEGKIAPMVLNPLAE from the coding sequence GTGACCGTCAGTCTTGAGCAGTTGCGCCGCTGCCACGTCGCCGTCGACCTGGGAGCCGCCAGGACCCGCGTGTACGTCAAGGGCGCCGGCCTCGTCGTCGACGAGCCCAGCGTCGCCGCGGTGAACACACGGACCGGCGCGCTCATCGCCGTCGGGACCTTCGCCGAGCGGATGACCGGCCGCACGCCCGACTACATCCGGGTCGTACGCCCCGTCTCCGGCGGCACAGTCGTCGACATCGAGATGGCCCAGCGGATGCTGCGCCACCTGCTCGGCGAGAAGCTGCGGCGCGCCCTGCGCCGCAAGCCCCGGCTGCGGGCCGCCGCCTGCACCCCGCACGACGCGGACCCGCTGGCCCAGCGGGCGACCGTGGAAACCCTCGTCGGGCTCGGCGCCCGCCGCGTCGAACTCGTCGACACCCTGATCGCGGCGGCCGTCGGCTGCGGCCTGCCCGTGGAGCAGCCGACCGCGACGATGATCATGGTGTGCGGGGCGGCGGCCACCCAGGTGGCCGTCCTCTCCCTCGGCTCGATCGTCACGGCCCAGCGGATCCCGGTCGGCGGCGAGGCCATCGACCACGCCGTGGTCCAGCACCTGCGCCACGCGCACGAGCTGATGCTGCCGAGCCAGGCGGTCCGGCCGCTCCAGCTGGCCCTGCACGGCAACGGCATCACCGCCGAGGGGCCGGCCTCCACCCTCATCCACGGCCGCGACGTGGCCACCGGGCTGGCCCGTTCCGTCCACGTGGACACGGCGGCGGTGCGCGACGCCATCCACACCCCGCTCACCGCCGTCCTCGACGGCATCGGCAAGGTGCTGCGGGACTGCCCGCCGGACCTGGTCGCGGACCTGACGGACCGGGGGATCATGATGGTGGGCGGCAGCGCCCTGCTGCCCGGCCTCGACCAGATGCTCCGCGACTCCACCGGGATGCCCGTCGCCATCGCGGAACGGCCGGACGTGTGCGCCGTACTGGGTCTCGGCGCGATGCTGGAAGGGAAGATCGCCCCCATGGTCCTCAACCCGCTGGCCGAATGA
- a CDS encoding sensor histidine kinase, translated as MTNAGTEPDEKSPEESEEEPGESPASLPVLLEAVLGVGSELELNTTLQHIVDSATELCAARYGALGVIDPERVRLTALFTTGITEAERAAIPRLPDVRSGVFGALVTDPRPLMLDDLTADPRSAGFPPGHPPMHSFLGIPIRVHTEVFGNLYLTEKRGGGPFTDEDLALLRVLASQAGMAIGNARLFETARRRERWIEGAAAVTTTLLAGRPAADALMCVAERARLLADAAAGVVLQPTREGGMEIVAASTHGDPGDLVGTAIAPGSPVLEQLLGGEPVFIEDSATDPRMTTHVRERFGPSMMLPLQSGGQLIGTLALPRARGGPPYDAVDRLLASQFASQAALALVLADAQHDREQLAVYEDRDRIARDLHDLVVQRLFATEMMLESTRRRSSAAPSGDTVGDELSRAVDELDSTIQEVRTAIFALQQPPTDAPTSFRGRVLRETGGAAVLLGFQPSVHFTGAVDALLPEPAADELLAALRGALAAAHRRGEVTSIEVEVDATPYRVRLTVADDGRTESGTRGTALTWESAL; from the coding sequence ATGACGAACGCCGGGACGGAGCCCGACGAGAAATCCCCGGAGGAGTCCGAAGAGGAGCCCGGCGAGTCGCCGGCGAGCCTCCCGGTGCTGCTGGAGGCGGTGCTCGGCGTCGGCTCCGAGCTGGAACTCAACACCACCCTCCAGCACATCGTGGACTCGGCGACCGAGCTCTGCGCGGCACGGTACGGAGCGCTCGGGGTCATCGACCCCGAGCGCGTCCGGCTGACCGCCCTCTTCACCACCGGGATCACCGAGGCCGAGCGGGCGGCCATCCCCCGGCTGCCCGACGTGCGCTCCGGCGTGTTCGGCGCGCTCGTGACCGATCCCCGGCCGCTGATGCTGGACGATCTGACGGCGGACCCGCGCTCGGCGGGGTTCCCGCCGGGCCACCCTCCGATGCACAGCTTCCTCGGCATACCGATCCGGGTGCACACCGAGGTCTTCGGCAACCTCTACCTCACCGAGAAGCGGGGCGGCGGCCCCTTCACCGACGAGGACCTCGCCCTGTTGCGCGTCCTCGCCTCGCAGGCGGGGATGGCGATCGGCAACGCCCGGCTCTTCGAGACCGCGCGCCGCCGGGAGCGCTGGATCGAGGGCGCCGCCGCCGTGACCACCACCCTGCTGGCCGGGCGCCCGGCGGCGGACGCGCTGATGTGCGTGGCCGAACGGGCCCGGCTGCTGGCGGACGCGGCGGCCGGGGTGGTGCTCCAGCCGACCCGCGAGGGCGGCATGGAGATCGTCGCCGCCTCCACCCACGGGGACCCGGGCGACCTGGTGGGGACGGCGATCGCCCCCGGTTCGCCGGTGCTGGAACAACTACTCGGCGGCGAACCCGTCTTCATAGAGGACTCGGCCACCGATCCCCGGATGACCACGCACGTCCGGGAGCGGTTCGGGCCCAGCATGATGCTCCCGCTCCAGAGCGGCGGCCAGCTGATCGGCACCCTCGCCCTGCCGCGCGCCCGGGGCGGTCCCCCGTACGACGCCGTGGACCGGCTGCTGGCCTCGCAGTTCGCCTCCCAGGCGGCGCTGGCCCTCGTGCTCGCCGACGCGCAGCACGACCGGGAGCAGCTCGCGGTGTACGAGGACCGCGACCGCATCGCCCGCGACCTGCACGACCTGGTGGTCCAGCGGCTGTTCGCCACCGAGATGATGCTGGAGAGCACCCGGCGGCGCTCCTCGGCCGCGCCGTCGGGCGACACGGTGGGCGACGAGCTGAGCCGCGCCGTCGACGAGCTGGACTCCACCATCCAGGAGGTCCGCACCGCGATCTTCGCCCTGCAGCAGCCGCCGACCGACGCCCCGACGAGCTTCCGCGGGCGGGTCCTGCGCGAGACGGGCGGCGCGGCGGTGCTGCTCGGCTTCCAGCCCTCGGTGCACTTCACCGGAGCGGTGGACGCGCTGCTGCCGGAGCCCGCGGCGGACGAACTGCTGGCCGCCCTGCGCGGCGCGCTGGCCGCGGCGCACCGGCGCGGCGAGGTCACCTCCATCGAGGTGGAGGTGGACGCGACGCCGTACCGGGTCCGCCTGACCGTGGCGGACGACGGCCGCACGGAGTCGGGGACGCGGGGGACGGCGCTGACCTGGGAGTCGGCGCTGTAG
- a CDS encoding Lrp/AsnC family transcriptional regulator codes for MDRLDREILGILQQDARISYRDLGVRVGLSANAAADRVRRMRRDGVIRGFTIVVDPAADTRGGLVVFIDVILRQDTTNEEFERQVAKLPGVTEVVHVTGEHDYLVRARAADPAALDGLLRRLKREAGVAQSSTRIALRAANRPGRP; via the coding sequence ATGGACCGCCTCGACAGGGAAATCCTCGGCATTCTGCAGCAGGATGCGCGGATCTCGTACCGCGACCTCGGCGTCCGGGTCGGCCTCAGTGCCAACGCGGCGGCCGACCGGGTGCGCCGGATGCGCCGGGACGGTGTGATCCGGGGGTTCACCATCGTGGTCGACCCTGCCGCCGACACCCGCGGCGGGCTCGTCGTCTTCATCGACGTCATCCTGCGCCAGGACACGACGAACGAGGAGTTCGAGCGGCAGGTCGCCAAGCTCCCGGGAGTCACCGAGGTCGTGCACGTGACGGGCGAGCACGACTACCTCGTACGGGCCCGGGCTGCCGACCCCGCCGCGCTCGACGGCCTGCTCCGCCGCCTGAAGCGGGAGGCCGGGGTGGCGCAGTCCAGCACCCGCATCGCGCTGCGCGCCGCCAACCGGCCGGGCCGGCCGTAG
- a CDS encoding LysE family transporter has protein sequence MSELTTPALAGAVAGLGVAMPMGAMSVLLLQEAMRHRRAAVAAAAGIAAVDLGYAALATALGPWVASHISPVEAWVRLASAAILLAIAARGIAASRRRPGLAPPPPRDPSARATGPGAGTGPRPAKAFARYVGLTALNPTTALYFAALTTAQGAALRTGPAGAAFLLGVGAASLLWQQALVALGALAGSRISDGARAWTFRLGYGLVAAYAIKIALPLP, from the coding sequence ATGAGCGAACTGACGACACCGGCCCTGGCGGGCGCGGTCGCGGGCCTGGGCGTGGCGATGCCGATGGGTGCGATGAGCGTGCTGCTGCTCCAGGAGGCGATGCGCCACCGCCGGGCGGCGGTGGCGGCCGCCGCGGGCATCGCGGCGGTCGACCTCGGGTACGCCGCGCTGGCCACCGCCCTGGGCCCGTGGGTGGCCTCCCACATCTCCCCGGTCGAGGCCTGGGTCCGGCTGGCCTCGGCCGCGATCCTCCTGGCCATCGCCGCCCGCGGCATCGCCGCGTCCCGCCGCCGCCCCGGACTGGCACCCCCACCACCGCGCGATCCGTCGGCCCGTGCCACCGGGCCGGGAGCCGGAACCGGCCCCCGGCCGGCCAAGGCCTTCGCGCGGTATGTCGGCCTCACCGCCCTCAACCCCACCACCGCCCTCTACTTCGCCGCCCTCACCACCGCGCAGGGCGCCGCGCTGCGCACCGGCCCGGCCGGAGCCGCCTTCCTCCTCGGCGTCGGCGCCGCCTCGCTCCTGTGGCAGCAGGCCCTCGTCGCACTCGGCGCACTCGCCGGGAGCAGGATCTCCGACGGCGCCCGCGCGTGGACCTTCCGACTCGGCTACGGCCTCGTCGCCGCCTATGCGATCAAGATCGCCCTTCCCCTTCCGTGA
- a CDS encoding carboxyl transferase domain-containing protein — protein sequence MTTTRLSARAAIASVTDPGSFTELPAPRRESPADGPLAWTGYDDSRARARAHTGEQESVVTGTALIGGLEATVISFEFGFLGGSLGERTGDRLEAAYSHAREHRLPLVSLIATGGSRMQEGMLALTQLQRVARQCVLTRAAGLPQIAVLRDPTTGGGWATLGAGADVVLALPGAQVGFAGSRVRPADADPAAYCAEGQYAAGHVDAVVPPAELPGVLSDWLRVLTAPRADAPAPPPAALDDVPPPATGWDAVRQARHPDRPRAGAYLDAYFGLRLSVSGDRVGGTDPGMLCGFGLREGRAVAYAAQCGTATRPAGYRTAARVVRLADRLGIPVLTLVDTPGAANDAAAEHEGAGAAIADTFAALAAAAVPVTTLLIGEGGSGGALALAAPGNTWVTPDSYFSVIAPELAAAILKRPPAAAPATADQLRIRPQDLVALGVARGIVAPEGQAL from the coding sequence GTGACGACGACCCGCCTCTCGGCCCGCGCGGCCATCGCCTCCGTGACAGACCCCGGCAGCTTCACCGAACTCCCCGCCCCGCGACGGGAGTCACCGGCCGACGGCCCCCTGGCCTGGACCGGCTACGACGACTCCCGCGCCCGCGCCCGCGCGCACACCGGCGAGCAGGAGTCCGTCGTCACCGGCACCGCCCTCATCGGCGGCCTCGAAGCCACCGTGATCTCCTTCGAGTTCGGCTTCCTCGGCGGTTCGCTGGGCGAGCGCACCGGAGACCGGCTCGAAGCCGCGTACAGCCACGCTCGCGAGCACCGCCTCCCCCTCGTCTCCCTCATCGCCACCGGCGGCTCCCGCATGCAGGAGGGGATGCTCGCGCTGACCCAGCTCCAGCGCGTGGCCCGCCAGTGCGTCCTGACCCGCGCCGCCGGGCTGCCCCAGATCGCCGTCCTGCGCGATCCGACCACCGGCGGCGGCTGGGCCACGCTCGGTGCCGGGGCCGACGTCGTCCTCGCGCTGCCCGGAGCCCAGGTCGGCTTCGCCGGGTCCCGGGTGCGGCCCGCGGACGCGGACCCGGCGGCCTACTGCGCCGAGGGGCAGTACGCCGCCGGGCACGTGGACGCCGTCGTCCCCCCGGCCGAGCTCCCCGGGGTCCTGTCCGACTGGCTCCGCGTCCTGACCGCGCCCCGCGCCGACGCCCCCGCCCCGCCCCCGGCCGCGCTCGACGACGTACCGCCTCCGGCGACCGGCTGGGACGCGGTCCGCCAGGCCCGTCATCCGGACCGCCCGCGCGCCGGGGCGTACCTGGACGCGTACTTCGGCCTCCGCCTCTCCGTCTCCGGGGACCGGGTGGGCGGCACCGACCCCGGGATGCTGTGCGGATTCGGGCTGCGGGAGGGCCGGGCCGTGGCGTACGCCGCCCAGTGCGGCACCGCCACCCGCCCGGCGGGATACCGTACGGCCGCCCGCGTCGTCCGCCTCGCGGACCGGCTCGGCATCCCCGTGCTCACCCTGGTGGACACCCCGGGTGCGGCCAACGACGCCGCCGCCGAACACGAGGGCGCGGGCGCGGCCATCGCGGACACCTTCGCGGCACTGGCCGCGGCCGCGGTCCCCGTCACGACCCTGCTGATCGGCGAGGGCGGCTCGGGCGGCGCCCTCGCGCTGGCCGCGCCGGGCAACACCTGGGTCACCCCGGACAGCTACTTCTCGGTGATCGCCCCGGAACTGGCGGCGGCCATCCTCAAGCGCCCCCCGGCGGCCGCCCCCGCCACGGCGGACCAACTCCGCATCCGCCCCCAGGACCTGGTGGCGCTGGGCGTCGCCCGCGGCATCGTCGCCCCGGAAGGCCAGGCCCTGTAG
- a CDS encoding AraC family transcriptional regulator produces MAAIRPRSTVSAWQPTVPGIAEVFHARFTDHAYPAHVHDTWALMILDGGRVDFALDRERHGVGVSDAVVLLPPGVVHDGRTVTEAGFRKRVLYLDTSVLPERLTGAAVDTPLLLDPALRDRVHRLHVALGERESFESQARLAFVRERLHRRLTGREAPAGGPPGAGVAVRLRELLDERVAEGITLEEASAELGRASGNRCHPTHLIRSFTAAYGLPPHAYLTGQRVALARRLLLAGARPAEAATAAGFYDQAHLTRHFGRHVGISPARYARSGRG; encoded by the coding sequence ATGGCCGCGATACGTCCGCGCAGCACCGTTTCCGCCTGGCAGCCGACAGTGCCGGGCATCGCCGAGGTCTTCCACGCCCGGTTCACCGACCACGCGTACCCGGCGCACGTGCACGACACCTGGGCGCTGATGATCCTGGACGGCGGGCGGGTCGACTTCGCGCTGGACCGGGAGCGGCACGGCGTCGGGGTGTCGGACGCGGTGGTCCTGCTGCCGCCCGGCGTCGTCCACGACGGGCGGACCGTGACGGAGGCCGGCTTCCGCAAGCGCGTCCTGTACCTGGACACCTCGGTGCTGCCGGAGCGGCTGACCGGAGCCGCCGTCGACACCCCGCTGCTGCTCGACCCGGCGCTGCGGGACCGCGTGCACCGGCTGCACGTGGCGCTGGGGGAACGGGAGTCCTTCGAGTCGCAGGCGCGGCTGGCCTTCGTACGGGAGCGGCTGCACCGGAGGCTGACCGGGCGTGAGGCACCGGCGGGCGGGCCGCCGGGCGCGGGTGTCGCCGTACGGCTGCGCGAGCTGCTCGACGAGCGGGTGGCCGAGGGGATCACGCTGGAGGAGGCCTCGGCGGAGCTGGGGCGGGCTTCCGGTAACCGCTGCCACCCCACGCACCTGATCCGCAGCTTCACGGCGGCGTACGGGCTGCCGCCGCACGCGTACCTCACGGGGCAGCGGGTGGCGTTGGCGCGGCGGCTGCTGCTGGCGGGGGCGCGGCCGGCCGAGGCGGCCACGGCGGCGGGCTTCTACGACCAGGCCCATCTGACCCGGCACTTCGGGAGGCACGTCGGGATCAGCCCGGCGCGCTACGCCCGGTCGGGCCGGGGGTGA
- a CDS encoding cupin domain-containing protein, with amino-acid sequence MTTPQKVDIAEKLAGFSERWAPRRIARVNDYEVKAAKIQGEFVWHTHEDTDELFLVVSGTVTIRLRDGDVVLGPGQMYVVPRGVEHCPAADEEAEILLFEPTGTTNTGSTGGDRTREPVDA; translated from the coding sequence ATGACAACGCCGCAGAAGGTCGACATCGCCGAGAAGCTGGCCGGTTTCAGCGAGCGGTGGGCCCCGCGCCGCATCGCCCGCGTCAACGACTACGAGGTCAAGGCCGCCAAGATCCAGGGTGAGTTCGTCTGGCACACGCACGAGGACACCGACGAGCTCTTCCTCGTGGTCAGCGGCACCGTGACGATCCGGCTCCGCGACGGGGACGTCGTGCTGGGCCCCGGCCAGATGTACGTCGTCCCCCGCGGGGTGGAGCACTGCCCGGCGGCGGACGAGGAGGCGGAGATCCTGCTGTTCGAACCCACCGGAACCACCAACACCGGCAGCACGGGCGGCGACCGCACCCGGGAACCGGTGGACGCGTAA
- a CDS encoding MFS transporter: MTRTAVPDRPQRRIFADLTPLRTSLDYRRLWIGGTVSWLGQAMTALAISLQVYDITRSSFSVGLVGLFSLVPLVTFGLYGGAIADTVDRRKLGLYSSLGAAGLSAALAAAALLGYHRVWFLYAVVALQAVCGALSGPARSAMIPRLLPSGQLPAANALNSVTMTSGMMAGPMLGGLIVGWWGYQAAYLIDVVTFTAALYAMWRLPSMKPDRAEGTRGRASVADGLRFLGTRPNIRMTFFSDMAAMVLAQPKALFPAIAVLWYGGDAKTVGLLVAAPAVGALLGGLFSGWQGRVRRHGLAILVAVAAWGLAIAVFGLTRNLWLGLFFLALAGCADTISMVFRTTMLQAATPDDMRGRLQGVFIVVVAGGPRLGDFLAGTTADLTSPAVAITGGGLACVAMLALLALRWRAFARYDARSPQA; the protein is encoded by the coding sequence GTGACCCGTACCGCCGTGCCCGACCGCCCGCAGCGGCGAATATTCGCCGACCTCACCCCGCTCCGCACGTCCCTTGACTACCGGCGGCTGTGGATCGGCGGCACGGTCTCCTGGCTCGGCCAGGCGATGACCGCCCTCGCGATCTCGCTCCAGGTCTACGACATCACGCGGTCCAGCTTCTCCGTCGGGCTCGTCGGACTCTTCTCGCTCGTCCCGCTCGTCACCTTCGGGCTCTACGGCGGAGCCATCGCCGACACCGTGGACCGGCGCAAGCTCGGCCTCTACAGCTCTCTGGGCGCCGCCGGGCTGTCGGCCGCGCTCGCCGCGGCCGCGCTGCTCGGCTACCACCGGGTGTGGTTCCTGTACGCCGTCGTCGCGCTCCAGGCGGTGTGCGGGGCGCTCTCCGGACCGGCCCGGTCCGCCATGATCCCGCGGCTGCTGCCGTCCGGGCAGCTGCCCGCCGCCAACGCGCTGAACTCCGTGACCATGACGTCCGGGATGATGGCCGGCCCGATGCTGGGCGGGCTGATCGTCGGCTGGTGGGGGTACCAGGCGGCCTACCTCATCGATGTCGTGACCTTCACGGCCGCCCTCTACGCGATGTGGCGGCTGCCGTCGATGAAGCCCGACCGCGCCGAGGGGACGCGCGGCAGGGCCTCCGTCGCCGACGGTCTGCGCTTCCTCGGGACCCGGCCCAACATCCGGATGACCTTCTTCTCCGACATGGCCGCCATGGTGCTGGCGCAGCCGAAGGCGCTGTTCCCGGCCATCGCCGTGCTCTGGTACGGCGGCGACGCGAAGACGGTCGGCCTGCTGGTGGCCGCGCCCGCCGTCGGGGCGCTGCTGGGCGGGCTGTTCTCCGGCTGGCAGGGCCGCGTCCGCCGACACGGGCTGGCCATCCTCGTGGCCGTCGCCGCGTGGGGCCTGGCCATCGCCGTCTTCGGGCTCACCCGGAACCTGTGGCTCGGTCTGTTCTTCCTGGCCCTGGCCGGGTGCGCGGACACCATCTCCATGGTGTTCCGCACCACCATGCTCCAGGCCGCCACCCCGGACGACATGCGCGGACGCCTCCAGGGCGTCTTCATCGTGGTCGTCGCGGGCGGACCCCGGCTCGGGGACTTCCTCGCCGGGACCACCGCGGACCTGACCTCCCCGGCCGTGGCGATCACGGGCGGCGGCCTCGCCTGCGTGGCCATGCTGGCCCTGCTCGCGCTCCGCTGGCGGGCGTTCGCCCGCTACGACGCACGCTCGCCGCAGGCGTAG
- a CDS encoding carboxylate-amine ligase produces MIEPGNSTTSTGSAQNTVRPAVPLTVGIEEEFLLVDARTFRVVPAAPLVLATAGGVPGEIHPEGTRYQVEISTPIAHSAASLREELATLRRTLGRAARAHGCRLLAAPSPVVAVEGPLHLTDDEPRQREQHRRFGSLTDTLVSCGRHVHIGTLDVDTAVAVSNRVRPWLPTLIALAANSPFWGGRDTGHASWRAMAWSGWPSAGLPPHFTSTAHFRLSVQTLLGSGAALDTKMVYWDVRPSGHWPTLEVRAPDMSPDIDTAVLQGELVRALVTTALQEIAEQRPEPALRDDVLRLARWRAAHDGLEGFGLDPYTGAELPAADLAEALLDLVAPALAAAGDLDHAAKTLGALLRDGSGAHRQRAAFARRQDLADVLRYLTDETENF; encoded by the coding sequence GTGATCGAACCTGGCAACAGCACCACGAGCACCGGCAGCGCGCAGAACACGGTGCGCCCCGCCGTTCCCCTCACCGTCGGTATCGAGGAGGAGTTCCTCCTCGTCGACGCCCGCACCTTCCGGGTGGTCCCCGCCGCCCCGCTCGTCCTCGCCACGGCCGGCGGGGTGCCGGGCGAGATACACCCCGAGGGCACCCGCTACCAGGTGGAGATCTCCACCCCGATCGCCCACTCGGCGGCCTCGCTGCGCGAAGAGCTCGCCACCCTGCGGCGCACCCTCGGGCGGGCGGCCCGCGCCCACGGCTGCCGCCTGCTGGCCGCACCCTCGCCGGTCGTGGCCGTCGAGGGGCCGCTGCACCTGACCGACGACGAGCCGCGCCAGCGCGAGCAGCACCGCCGCTTCGGCTCGCTCACCGACACCCTCGTGAGCTGCGGCCGCCACGTCCACATCGGCACGCTCGACGTGGACACGGCGGTGGCCGTGTCCAACCGGGTCAGACCGTGGCTGCCGACGCTGATCGCGCTGGCCGCCAACTCGCCTTTCTGGGGCGGCCGTGACACCGGCCACGCCAGCTGGCGGGCGATGGCCTGGTCGGGCTGGCCCTCGGCGGGGCTGCCCCCGCACTTCACGTCCACGGCCCACTTCCGGCTCTCGGTGCAGACCCTGCTCGGCTCCGGGGCGGCCCTGGACACCAAGATGGTCTATTGGGACGTCCGCCCGTCAGGTCACTGGCCGACGCTCGAGGTCAGGGCGCCGGACATGTCCCCGGACATCGACACGGCCGTCCTCCAGGGCGAGCTGGTCCGCGCCCTGGTGACCACGGCCTTGCAGGAGATCGCGGAGCAGCGGCCCGAGCCGGCCCTGCGGGACGACGTACTGCGCCTGGCGCGCTGGCGGGCGGCCCACGACGGCCTGGAGGGCTTCGGCCTCGACCCGTACACGGGCGCCGAACTTCCGGCGGCCGATCTCGCGGAGGCCCTGCTGGACCTGGTCGCCCCGGCGCTGGCCGCCGCCGGCGACCTCGACCACGCGGCCAAGACCCTGGGCGCCCTCCTCCGGGACGGCTCGGGCGCCCACCGCCAACGCGCTGCCTTCGCGCGCCGCCAGGACCTGGCGGACGTACTGCGCTACCTCACGGACGAAACGGAGAACTTCTAG